A portion of the Homo sapiens chromosome 16, GRCh38.p14 Primary Assembly genome contains these proteins:
- the CHD9NB gene encoding CHD9 neighbor protein — translation MGCHSSKSTTVAAESQKLEEEREGREPGLETGTQAADCKDAPLKDGTPEPKS, via the coding sequence ATGGGGTGCCACTCCAGCAAGAGCACCACGGTGGCAGCTGAGTCCCAGAAGCTTGAAGAAGAGCGCGAGGGAAGAGAGCCAGGTCTGGAGACCGGCACCCAGGCAGCAGACTGCAAGGATGCCCCGCTGAAGGATGGAACCCCTGAGCCAAAGAGCTGA